AACTCTACATGGGCACCATCCAGTTGCCGGGTACGCTCACCAACCCAAAGCATGTGGGCGGAGCAATCATAGTACAGACCGGAAGTAGAATCCAATCTTGTGAGTGATTGCTCATAGGCCAGATGCAGACATTCATGGGATGTCCAGAAATCAGTTGTTGTCATGATAGGATGATCAACTGTAAGTCCAGCAGCATTCATGAACCCTAAAGCCTCGTCGACCCGGCTAGCCAGTTCCTGGTACCTGTTGAATCAATGTAACAGCGCAAATAAGCAAATTTGAAACTCTTCAGTCAGATATTCAAATTTGATTATCTTTGAAACTCCTACGAGTCCAAATTCCGATTTTGTACTAGAACATTCAAGTATATGTTTTAGCATTCCTTATAGTCATGTAAAATAATATGGATAATATGGATAGGgatctaaaattttaaaatgtgggTTGAGTGCATACCTATCTCCCTGCTCGCTGTGCTGAGCAAAATCAAGATTCCATTGAGTAACCCTCTGCATAGCAGCATACCCTCCGGTGGCAAAGGCCCGAAGAAGGTTCAGAGTTGCCGCAGATTGGCAATAAGCTCTTATCAACCTCTGGGGGTCTGGATTTCTAGATTTCTCATCAAAAGCGTCACCATTGATGTTATCCCCTTTGTAAACCGGCAACTTCACCCCATTCTTCTCTTCAAACTCCGCTGATCTTGGCTTCGCGAACTGACCCGCCATTCTTCCCACCTAAATGAACAAACCCCGCAACTCTCAATCGTCGTCCAACAcagtttttcttttcacattttgtttttttaactaaaaactCGTTATGTAACTAGTTTCactgaaaaattgaaaactgaaatgGTTATAAAAAAATTCTCAGTCCTCATCCAACGCACCATTCAAATCAATAAACCCGAAAACTAAGGTGacatttgataatcatttctTTACTGAAAGTAGTTGCCAAACAAGTTTgcgaaaattaaaactaaaactaaaaactgaaaactgaaatggttatcaaacggtatcctaaaacactaaaacaaaaatcaaagatTTGTCAAAAAACCAGACGAGATCGTCAAAAACACTACCTTGATAACAGGCATTTGTCCTCCAAACATCAGAACAACACCCATCTGAAGCATGATTCTGAAGGTGTCCCTAATGTTGTTGGCGCTGAACTCCTTGAAGCTCTCAGCACAGTCGCCGCCCTGCAAGAGAAAAGCGTTGCCCAGGGCCGCCTCGGCGAGCTTCTCCTCCAAGTGCCTGGCCTCTCCGGCGAACACAATCGGAGGAAATGACTCGATGGTCTTGAGCACCGTCTCCAGCTCGTTCACATCCGGGTACTCCGGAAGCTGCAGGGCCTTCTTGGATTTCCAGCTGTCCAAGCTCCATTTTCCGGAAACCGGCTTCGCGGGCGCCGCAGCGGCCTTTGGAGGCTTCTCGGCGACGACGGGGGACTTGCCGGAgtcggcggcggcggcggagatGGGGTGGAGGGTCTTTTTCTTGGAAGGAAATGGGGAGAAAATGGGTTGGTGAGATTGAGGGgtgggaggggagagagagtgagtgttGCAGATTGATTTGGAGGACAGGGTTGCTGGGTTTGTGAGAGCCATTGCTGttgtctctctctcctcctctttcttcttctctctcttactGTCTGAAGAGAAAACTGaaatttctagagagagaaagagagcagcaAGGTGTTTGGTGAGGAGGCTGTGAGGAGGAGGGGTTTGGTTTGAAGGGGTTTATATAAGGATTTTGGAGGGGAGGACTTCAACTTGAACAAACAGGTGGGTAGTTGGGAAAGGAGGGAAGAAGGGGTATTTTGGGAAATAAGTGAATTATAGGGTCAGTGGGTCGCATCTCACATGGGTATTATGAAGCGCAATTAGGTGGGGGCATAGGGGCATTAGAGTCTTTTTGGTAGGGTAAGTGAAGGTGCAATCTCACCAACCGTGGTCGGATGCTTTCCCTTATAATGTttattatctctactaattaataaaacatttattatcaaacaaaatcttatgaaattattaatttaactttctaattaaaacagaacatgaataataaatatgaaacagaaatgtaatttcacacaaccaaattttgatgtttttttattcaaagcctcacctacatgtaatcctaacatatttctaattaaaataaaataaaattttcaaaaacaaaaataaaaaaatttctatcattctctcccacattttctttCACTCTCTTCCActcattctatttcaaaaacaaaaataaaaaaatttctcacacactttgtgtgtgcccatatgctagttttATTAAGAGAAGAGCCCTTGTTAACTTTTTTCCCCACTTTTTCCAATTCTGCCCTCACTTTTTAATACACAATATTGACATGaagagggca
Above is a window of Malus sylvestris chromosome 15, drMalSylv7.2, whole genome shotgun sequence DNA encoding:
- the LOC126605495 gene encoding phospho-2-dehydro-3-deoxyheptonate aldolase 2, chloroplastic-like, with protein sequence MALTNPATLSSKSICNTHSLSPPTPQSHQPIFSPFPSKKKTLHPISAAAADSGKSPVVAEKPPKAAAAPAKPVSGKWSLDSWKSKKALQLPEYPDVNELETVLKTIESFPPIVFAGEARHLEEKLAEAALGNAFLLQGGDCAESFKEFSANNIRDTFRIMLQMGVVLMFGGQMPVIKVGRMAGQFAKPRSAEFEEKNGVKLPVYKGDNINGDAFDEKSRNPDPQRLIRAYCQSAATLNLLRAFATGGYAAMQRVTQWNLDFAQHSEQGDRYQELASRVDEALGFMNAAGLTVDHPIMTTTDFWTSHECLHLAYEQSLTRLDSTSGLYYDCSAHMLWVGERTRQLDGAHVEFLRGLANPIGIKVSNKMDPKDLVNIIEILNPSNKPGRITIIARMGAENMRVKLPHLIRAVRQAGQIVTWVSDPMHGNTIQAPCGLKTRPFDSILAEVRAFFDVHEQEGSHPGGIHLEMTGQNVTECIGGSRTVTFDDLSSRYHTHCDPRLNASQALELSFIIAERLRKRRMGTQRLPSLNL